The following proteins are co-located in the Canis aureus isolate CA01 chromosome X, VMU_Caureus_v.1.0, whole genome shotgun sequence genome:
- the LOC144307540 gene encoding uncharacterized protein LOC144307540, whose translation MSMEDGRTPHPSPEDFKNWQRRPGSEAGVPQDTELRTRGPEPLVQFQPESDTMSLGKSNELWELGEDPEEAQGLLDTQQSRAQEEEEGQVPSPPSPSLSSSPYFSLSGVLPGTPQEGSALEGSLSPLQSSQSANSFPYDGAASGLGQPQLAGPNSPGEVVASGSEGQEDADPYPRGGASGGLGQPQPAVPSSPEEVGSSPPEQQEDEQPEGSFHMKTAALVMLLLLKYRIKQPISKAEMLEVITPEFQDDFPVILSQASRCLRLVLGLDVIEVDPSEHCYHLNIILGLTWDGMVSGQGGLPKTSLLGLVLGLIVLEDDCAPEEEVWEALRVMEVYDGQEHIIYGEPRDLLTNVWVQEGYLECRPVVGSNPARYEFLWGPRAHVETSKFQVMDYAFQVSSSLMVSSLALCEQILR comes from the exons ATGTCCATGGAGGACGGACGGACCCCGCACCCCAGCCCAGA gGACTTCAAGAACTGGCAGCGGAGGCCTGGGTCTGAGGCAGGGGTCCCTCAGGACACAGAGCTGAGGACGCGTGGGCCAGAGCcacttgtccag TTTCAGCCCGAATCTGACACCATGTCCCTCGGGAAGAGCAATGAGCTTTGGGAGCTGGGAGAAGACCCGGAAGAGGCGCAGGGCCTGCTGGATACCCAGCAGTCCAGGgctcaggaggaggaggaggggcaggttccatctcccccatctccctctctgtcctcctccccttaCTTCTCCTTGTCTGGTGTGTTACCTGGCACCCCACAGGAGGGGTCTGCTCTTGAGGGGTCCCTGAGTCCTCTCCAGAGCTCTCAGAGTGCCAACTCCTTCCCCTATGATGGGGCAGCCAGTGGCCTTGGCCAGCCCCAGCTTGCTGGCCCCAACAGCCCAGGGGAGGTGGTTGCAAGTGGAAGTGAAGGGCAGGAAGATGCTGACCCGTACCCCCGTGGTGGGGCATCGGGTGGCCTTGGCCAGCCCCAACCTGCTGTCCCCAGCAGCCCAGAGGAGGTGGGTTCATCCCCACCTGAACAGCAGGAAGATGAGCAGCCCGAGGGCAGTTTCCACATGAAGACGGCTGCGCTGGTGATGTTACTGCTCCTCAAGTATCGCATCAAGCAGCCCATCAGCAAGGCAGAGATGCTGGAGGTCATCACCCCAGAATTCCAGGACGACTTCCCCGTCATCTTGAGCCAAGCATCCCGCTGCTTGCGGCTGGTCCTTGGCTTAGACGTGATAGAAGTGGATCCCAGCGAGCACTGTTATCACCTCAACAtcatcctgggcctcacctgggatGGGATGGTGAGCGGTCAGGGGGGCCTGCCCAAGACTAGCCTCCTGGGGCTGGTCCTAGGGTTGATCGTCCTGGAGGACGACTGTGCCCCTGAGGAGGAGGTGTGGGAGGCGCTGAGGGTCATGGAGGTATACGATGGCCAGGAGCACATCATCTATGGGGAGCCCAGGGACCTCCTCACCAATGTCTGGGTGCAGGAAGGCTACCTGGAGTGCCGGCCAGTGGTGGGCAGTAACCCTGCCCGCTATGAGTTCCTGTGGGGGCCCAGGGCCCATGTGGAAACCAGCAAGTTTCAGGTCATGGACTACGCGTTCCAGGTCAGTAGCAGCCTCATGGTTTCCTCCCTGGCCCTGTGTGAACAGATTCTGAGATAA
- the LOC144307538 gene encoding melanoma-associated antigen 8-like: MSMEQKNELWKLEEDPVDSQDLVDAQLSGAEEETSSSFSSSSSSSSSSSSSSSSFSSSSSSFSCCSSSSSSSSFSSTSTSSSTPSSSSSSPSSSCSALFLIPMEEGSAAAGSLSPPQGSQSADASPSSGEATAWSQPRHGSSIPDEQGSSTSEEPEDTQPSTQGRLHVKVCDLMVFLLFKYCTKQPTNKAEMLEIVSKEYQDDFPIILGQASECMRLVFGIDVKEVDSSEHSYVLITILGLSCDGMLSGERGLPKTSLLVLLLGVILLEDGCAPEEEVWEALRVMGVYDGHEHFIYGEPRNLLTNVWVQEGYVECRQVAGSDPARYEFLWGPRAYTETSKLQVLEYLLQVNRRQQGSSLSLSEEEGTDEEEET, from the coding sequence ATGTCCATGGAGCAGAAGAATgagctctggaagctggaagaagaCCCAGTAGACTCCCAGGACCTGGTGGACGCACAGTTGTCTGGGGCTGAAGAGGaaacctcctcttccttctcttcctcctcctcctcctcctcttcctcctcctcctcctcctcctctttctcctcctcttcctcctccttctcctgctgttcctcctcctcctcttcctcctccttctcctccacttctacctcctcctccactccttcttcttcctcctcttccccttcctcctcctgctctgccCTGTTCCTGATCCCCATGGAGGAGGGGTCTGCTGCTGCTGGGTCCCTGAGTCCTCCCCAGGGCTCTCAGAGTGCTGACGCATCTCCTAGCAGCGGAGAAGCCACTGCCTGGAGCCAGCCCAGACATGGCTCCAGCATCCCAGATGAGCAGGGGTCAAGCACCTCGGAGGAGCCGGAAGATACCCAGCCCTCAACCCAAGGAAGGCTCCACGTGAAAGTGTGTGACCTGATGGTGTTTCTGCTCTTCAAGTATTGCACCAAGCAGCCTACCAACAAGGCAGAGATGCTGGAGATCGTCAGCAAAGAATACCAGGATGACTTCCCCATAATCTTGGGCCAAGCCTCCGAGTGTATGCGGCTGGTCTTTGGCATAGACGTGAAGGAAGTGGATTCCAGCGAGCACTCCTACGTCCTGATCACCATCCTGGGCCTTAGCTGCGATGGGATGCTGAGTGGTGAAAGGGGCCTGCCCAAGACCagcctcctggtcctgctcctgGGGGTGATCCTCCTGGAGGATGGTTGTGCCCCCGAGGAGGAAGTGTGGGAGGCGCTGAGGGTCATGGGGGTGTATGATGGCCATGAGCACTTCATCTATGGGGAGCCTAGAAACCTCCTCACCAATGTCTGGGTGCAGGAAGGTTATGTGGAGTGCCGGCAGGTGGCGGGCAGTGACCCTGCCCGCTATGAGTTCCTGTGGGGGCCCAGGGCCTACACAGAAACCAGCAAGTTGCAAGTCTTGGAGTATTTGCTGCAGGTGAATAGGAGGCAGCAGGGCTCCTCCCTGTCCCTTTCTGAAGAGGAGGGGACtgatgaggaagaggagaccTGA